The Comamonas testosteroni genome contains the following window.
ACATCATCTCGATCAACGCCCAGCGCAATCTAGCCCTCTCGGGTGGTTCGCTGGCGACCTCCATGCAGCGCCTGTCTTCGGGCCTGCGTGTCAACAGCGCCAAGGACGATGCGGCCGGCCTGGCCATTGCCGAGCGCATGAATACTCAGGTGCGTGGCCTGCAGGTCGCATCGCGCAATGCCAACGATGGCATCTCGCTGGCCCAGACGGCCGAGGGTGCATTGGGCAAGGTGGGCGACATGCTGCAGCGCATGCGCGAGCTGGCCGTGCAAGCCGGCAATGCGACCAATAGCAAGAGCGACCGCGAAGCGCTGCAGGCCGAAGTCAAGCAGTTGTCCTCCGAAATCGATCGTGTTGCCAAGCAGACCAATTTCAACGGCCAGAAGCTGCTGGAGGGCAGCTTTGCGGGTGCAGTGTTCCAGGTGGGGGCCAACTCGGGTGACAACATCACGCTGGGCGCCTTGGCCGATACGCGGTCCTCGCAGCTGTCTTCTGTTTCCTATGGACAGTCAACAGTCTCCTCGGTCGCGACTGCACAGCCCATTGCTGCAGGCCAGCCCCTTGCCGATTTCAGCGCGGCGGCAGCCGATTTGACCATCACCATTGGCGGTGGTGCTGCGATCAACCTGGGGCCACTGGCCGAAGCAGGCAGCCCCCAGGAGCGCCTGGGCCAGATCGTGGAAGCCATCAACAACAAGACCGGCGATACCGGCGTGACCGCCTATCTGACCAAGATTGATGGTTCCGAGAACTACCAGGTGGACATTCTGTCCAACAAGCTTGACGGCAGCGGCAACCCCGTATCCGTGACCTTTGGCGGAGCGGACTTCAGTGCGGCAAGTGTGGGCCTCAACCCAGCGGCCAATCCTGCAGGCATCAGCTTGACCGGCGGTGCCGCTCCTGCAGCAGGTTCGATCAGCAAGGCGCAGGGCATCGAAAACATTGATGTATCCACCCAAGCCGGAGCCTGGGTTGCCTTGCAGAAGATCGACAGCGCCGTGGACCAGATCAACAGCGCACGAGCCACGCTGGGCGCCATGCAGAGCCGTTTCGAGAACGCGGTCAACAATATCGACATCCAGTCCGAAAACCTCTCGGCCGCACGAGGACGCATCGTCGATGCAGACTTTGCCAAGGAAACCGCCAACCTGAGCCGCACGCAGATCCTGCAGCAGGCCGGCACGGCCATGGTGGCCCAGGCCAACCAGATTCCCCAGCAAGTGCTGCAATTGCTGCAAAAATAAGAGGCTTTGCGACGATGCTCCCGCCATCGTTCGGAAAACTCCTCGGGCCGCTTGTTCGCCATGGCTGACAAGCGGCTTTTTTACATAATCGGATCATCATGTCTTCTATCAATATCGATCAATTCATCGAAAATTTTCTGAGCGCCGTTGACTTCCAGGAGTCCGTGGAGGTCACACCCGAGACCGAACTCAAAAGCCTGCCCGAATGGGATTCGCTGGCCGCACTGGGCGTAATCGTGATGTTCGACGTGGAATTCGGCAAGACCATCACCGGTAACGATCTCAAGACCTGCGTCACCCTCACCGACCTTTACAAGTTGCTCGGCTAAGCCCGGAAAGGCATCCTATGGCGCTGTCTACACTGCATAACGTCCGCGTTGCGGGCATGGCAAGCTGTGTGCCCAAACGCGTGGTTTCCAATCTGGAGGATTGCCCTCCCTCGCAGCGCTCCGAGCGCGAGCGGCTAGTGCGCAATATCGGCATCCAGACCCGGCGGCTATGTCCTGATTGGCAATGCTTTTCAGACTTGGCGTTCGCCGCTACCGAAAAGCTCTTGGAAGATTTGCAGTGGCAGCGCGAAGAAATCGGTGCGCTGATCGTCATCACCCAGTCGCCTGACTACCTGATCCCATCCACCGCCATCATTTTGCAAGACCGTCTGGGCCTGCCCCAGACCACCATTGCGTTTGACGTGAACCTGGGCTGCTCGGGCTACCCTTTTGGTCTGCATCTGGTCGGCAGCATGATCTCTGCAGGCGGTGTGAAAAAGGCACTGCTGCTGGTGGGAGATAAATCCGGCAGCTATCGCGACCCGCTTTTCTCCGATGCAGGTACGGTGACGGCACTGGAATTCGACAGCAGCGCGAGCCCTATGTTCTTTAACCTGAACAGCGATGGCAGTGGCTACAAAGCCATTTTCAAACCTGTGGGCGGGCATAGGGAACCATTTGCGCCGCACCACAGCAGCCCCATCCGCGCCGAGGATGGCAGCATTGCCTCCTGGCCCAGTGACCTGGTGCTGGACGGCCCAGCCGTCTTGAGCTTCTCTACCCAGCGTGTACCGCCTGCCGTGCTGCAGACACTGGAGTATGCAGGTGTGGAAAAAGAGGCTGTCGATTACTTTGTGTTCCACCAGGCCAACCGGATGATCAACGAAACCATCCGCAAAAAGCTGGCCTTGCCCGTGGAAAAAGTCCCCAGCACACTGGCCGACTATGGCAATACCAGCGGCGCCACTCTGCCTGTCACCATGACGGCCCGCCTGCACGAAGCGCTGTCCGCCGGCAGACACAAGCTGCTGCTGTCAGGCTTTGGCATCGGACTGTCGTGGGGCAGCTGTATTCTGGATGTGGAAAACGCAGTCTTCCCCGCCATGCTGGAGGCTTGAAACCATGGACACCACTTTCAATCCGTTCTCTCTCGCGGACAGGCGCATTCTGGTCACGGGCTCCACCTCGGGCTTGGGCAAAACCATTGCCCTGACCTGCGCACGCATGGGCGCAGAAATCATCTGTACCGGTCGCGATGCCGAGCGCCTAGCGCAGACGCTGGCCGAGTTGCAGGCTCTTTCGGCCCGGCCACACCAAGGCGTGCAGGCCGATCTGACGCAGCCCGAAGGCCGCGATGCGCTAATGGCCGCTGTCGGCCAAACCGCGCTCCACGGCGTGGTACACAGCGCAGGCATTTCACGCCTGAGCCCCGTGCGCATGCTGACCGAGCAGCATTTGCGTGAAGTGCAGTCCATCAACGTGGATGCCCCCATGCTGCTGACGCAAGCCCTGCTCAAGCGCAATCTGGTGGCAGCCGACGGCTCCATGGTGTTCATTGCCAGCATTGCCGCGCATATCGGCGTGCCCGGCGTGGCCGCCTATTCCGGCACCAAGGCCGCGCTGCTGGCCATGGTGCGCTGCCTGGCAATGGAAGTCATCAAACGTCGCATCCGCGCCAATTGCCTCTCACCCGCGCTGGTCGAAACCCCGCTGCTGGAGGCCACCGCCACCATGATCGGCTCCATGGAACAAGAACGCGGCAATTACCCGCTGGGTTTTGGCAAGCCTGAGGACATCGCCAATGCTGCCGTATTCCTGCTCTCCGGAGCCAGCCGCTGGATAACCGGTACAACACTGGTCATGGACGGTGGTTTGACCATCAGCTGAGGAACTTACCGACATGCAATCGACAGACACCCGGCGCTCCTTGCTGATCGTGGGAGCTGGCGGCTTCGGACGCGAGGTTCTGTGCTACATCGAGGATGACAACCCCCTGTTTCGGATCAAAGGTTTTCTGGACAGCCGTTCCAACGCACTCGATACCACGCCCAGAGATGTACCCATCGTTGGCGATCCGCTGACTTATGCACCAGAGCCAGGCGAAGCGTTCATGGCAGCGCTGGGAGATCCTCAGCAGCGTTTCAAATACACCGCCGCGCTGCGCGATATCCACCATGTCGATTTCGCCACCGTGGTGCATCCGCGCGCGCGCATCAACCGCCATGCACGCATGCGCCACGGCTGCATCGTCGCGCCGCATGTCGGCGTTTCGGTGGATGTACAGATCGGTGAATTCACCCATATTCAAGAATACACGGTGATCGGCCACGACGCACAGATCGGAAATTGGTGCCAAATCAACAGCCATTGCACGATTGCCGGTGGTGCAAGAATTGGGAATTTCGTGACCATTCACCCCAATTGCGTCATCACCAGCCGCGCTGTGATTGGTGATGGCGTGACCGTCGGACCAGGCAGCGTGGTCATGGGCAAGATTCCAAGCGGTATTACCGTACTCGGGAACCCGGCACGCCGATTCAGCTTCAAATAGAACCAGCCATCTCTTATCAAGAGAAATCAAACATCTAGTATTTAATTAAAATAATCCATGGGACTACTTGATCATAATTTTCAGCTTGCCAGTGGAGAGCGAGTCACTGCTATCGCAATTGACAATATTCCTCCCGATCACTTGGCACGCTATGAATTTGCCGCTGAATGTCTGAAAGATATGCAGCCAGAACTCGAAAACTCCCCCTTGATCGGAGCCGACATATTTTGTGGTTCAGGCTATGGCTCTCATATACTGGCTCAGCGACTGCCTTGCTTTCTTCTTGGAATCGATGGGTCGTCTGAAGCCATTCAGCAGGCATCTCAGCATTACACAGATTTCAATCTTTTATTTAGTCACAAGTTTTTCCCCTTCACCCTGCCACCACGGCATTTTGACTTCATTGTCTCCATGGAGTCTCTTGAACATGTAGAAAATGGAGATTTATTCTTTAAAGTTTTATCGCAATCTATAAAACCAGGGGGGCGATTGATAATTTCAGCACCCAATTCTGAAGTTGTTGATCTCGCAAAAAACCCTTATCCGTGGCATTACCATCATTTCACAAAACAAGAAATCATGGATATGGGGAAGAAATATGGACTGGTTCATCAAGTCTGCATGGGTGCCGAATGTACGGTTGTCGATAAAAGCACAGGCAAGGTTGTTGCAGGAAATTATTACAGCCCGATAAGTGGGAAATTACGCCAAGACTATCCTGGAGATACTTTGACGCACTTCTTCAAAAAACCCGCATAAGACCCCATGGAATATCAAAAAAGCATTTATTTTATTGGTTGGGACTATGCGAGCCCTGATTCGATTGCGTTGAAAAATCTGCTTGCGCATCCTCTTTCTCCCTGGCGGGCTGAAGCGATTGTCCACGACGAGGTTTATGTACCTGAGGTGGATGGCATCCGATTGATGACTACGCAGGAATTTCTGGAAATTTGTGAAAGTTCTCCCGACATTCACATGATACTGAGTGTCAAGCATCCTATTCACCAAAAATTATGGCAGCGACGGGCCAAGGATTACAAAATAACCATAGTCGATGAAGGTGAAATTTTTCAATCAACCTGCCAACATCTTCAAGCTACATCCGGCAGCATGGATTTGGGAATCATGCAAATTCCTACGTCCATGTCAACTGATTGCATCGAAGCCCTGAATGAGTCCGTTAAAAAACTCACGGATGGAAAATCACAAGAAATACTTCGGGCTTATATTCTTTTCTTGAAATCTGGTTTTCTGGAGGCATTCCGCCCCCACACCAAAGCACAAGCAGAAAATCCATTAACGCGTCCCGCAAACGATAATTGGCTGTTATCCACTGCTTGGGGAAATATTGAAGGCCCTGCTCTGGCATGGGAATTTTCTGCACAGCGCACGAGCTTTCTTGAGCAAGCCATGCTCTTGGGCAGTGGCTCATTAGATCAATGGTCGTATGCCTTCACGGCACCAGACGAAAAAGCAGCCACGCATGAAGACCGTCATTTGCGCACACTTTTCCAGCCGTTTGGAATAACGCCCTATGTAACACACCTGACTTCAGCGCTAGTCAATAGACTGGAAAATCAGGTCAGTGTTTCCCAAACAGCTTGCCCCGAATGGAAAAATTCCCAGATATTGGCCCACATCAACGTCCCCCACCCATTCTCTATTGTCAGTAATCTCGCCGAGCAAAATAATCCTAAAAACTTGCTCATCCGATTAGGGAGCTCACCAAACGATCTTTTGTTGTTGCTTCAGAATTTTGCGCCCAATTTCGTTTCCTTGCGCTGCGACAGGCCGGGTCCACTAGGCCTTCATGCGCATCTTAAATTTCATCTGCCATGAGCCAGCCCCAAATCCTTCCTGCTTGGTATCGCTCTTCTGAGCACTACGTCGACATTGAATATGAAGCCATTTTCAAGCATTCTTGGCTATTTGCCTGTTTGACTCTGGAGCTGGAAGGAAAGGCACATTACGGCGTGCGCTTGGGCAACACTGAGTTGCTTTTGCAACTGGACGAAGAAGGTCATCCACGCGCCTTTTTGAACGTCTGCACCCACCGCCACGCTAAGCTGTGCGAGCCTGGGCAACACAAAGGCCCGGTGCGCTGCCCCTATCACAGTTGGGTCTTCAATAAACAAGGCATTCCTACAGGGATTCCATCCAAGCAGTGCTTTCCCCAAGTGGTGGCTGCTCCTGAGAAGTACCGTCTGGCTGAGTTTGCATGCGAAGTCGTTGGGCAGTTCATTTTTGTACGGCTTTCCTCCGAAGGCCCGGGG
Protein-coding sequences here:
- a CDS encoding ketoacyl-ACP synthase III — its product is MALSTLHNVRVAGMASCVPKRVVSNLEDCPPSQRSERERLVRNIGIQTRRLCPDWQCFSDLAFAATEKLLEDLQWQREEIGALIVITQSPDYLIPSTAIILQDRLGLPQTTIAFDVNLGCSGYPFGLHLVGSMISAGGVKKALLLVGDKSGSYRDPLFSDAGTVTALEFDSSASPMFFNLNSDGSGYKAIFKPVGGHREPFAPHHSSPIRAEDGSIASWPSDLVLDGPAVLSFSTQRVPPAVLQTLEYAGVEKEAVDYFVFHQANRMINETIRKKLALPVEKVPSTLADYGNTSGATLPVTMTARLHEALSAGRHKLLLSGFGIGLSWGSCILDVENAVFPAMLEA
- a CDS encoding class I SAM-dependent methyltransferase, which produces MGLLDHNFQLASGERVTAIAIDNIPPDHLARYEFAAECLKDMQPELENSPLIGADIFCGSGYGSHILAQRLPCFLLGIDGSSEAIQQASQHYTDFNLLFSHKFFPFTLPPRHFDFIVSMESLEHVENGDLFFKVLSQSIKPGGRLIISAPNSEVVDLAKNPYPWHYHHFTKQEIMDMGKKYGLVHQVCMGAECTVVDKSTGKVVAGNYYSPISGKLRQDYPGDTLTHFFKKPA
- a CDS encoding acetyltransferase, giving the protein MQSTDTRRSLLIVGAGGFGREVLCYIEDDNPLFRIKGFLDSRSNALDTTPRDVPIVGDPLTYAPEPGEAFMAALGDPQQRFKYTAALRDIHHVDFATVVHPRARINRHARMRHGCIVAPHVGVSVDVQIGEFTHIQEYTVIGHDAQIGNWCQINSHCTIAGGARIGNFVTIHPNCVITSRAVIGDGVTVGPGSVVMGKIPSGITVLGNPARRFSFK
- a CDS encoding SDR family NAD(P)-dependent oxidoreductase, producing MDTTFNPFSLADRRILVTGSTSGLGKTIALTCARMGAEIICTGRDAERLAQTLAELQALSARPHQGVQADLTQPEGRDALMAAVGQTALHGVVHSAGISRLSPVRMLTEQHLREVQSINVDAPMLLTQALLKRNLVAADGSMVFIASIAAHIGVPGVAAYSGTKAALLAMVRCLAMEVIKRRIRANCLSPALVETPLLEATATMIGSMEQERGNYPLGFGKPEDIANAAVFLLSGASRWITGTTLVMDGGLTIS
- a CDS encoding flagellin; amino-acid sequence: MAATINTNIISINAQRNLALSGGSLATSMQRLSSGLRVNSAKDDAAGLAIAERMNTQVRGLQVASRNANDGISLAQTAEGALGKVGDMLQRMRELAVQAGNATNSKSDREALQAEVKQLSSEIDRVAKQTNFNGQKLLEGSFAGAVFQVGANSGDNITLGALADTRSSQLSSVSYGQSTVSSVATAQPIAAGQPLADFSAAAADLTITIGGGAAINLGPLAEAGSPQERLGQIVEAINNKTGDTGVTAYLTKIDGSENYQVDILSNKLDGSGNPVSVTFGGADFSAASVGLNPAANPAGISLTGGAAPAAGSISKAQGIENIDVSTQAGAWVALQKIDSAVDQINSARATLGAMQSRFENAVNNIDIQSENLSAARGRIVDADFAKETANLSRTQILQQAGTAMVAQANQIPQQVLQLLQK
- a CDS encoding acyl carrier protein, translated to MSSINIDQFIENFLSAVDFQESVEVTPETELKSLPEWDSLAALGVIVMFDVEFGKTITGNDLKTCVTLTDLYKLLG